In Leptolyngbya sp. CCY15150, a single window of DNA contains:
- a CDS encoding ankyrin repeat domain-containing protein, whose translation MSRTFNSVWDIDLQDTHALSNLHTFLSNGGDPNETRFINGYSQSFIYKATREKKIDAIELLARAGADVDLTGKEQMSFGSALLAASELGYLEICRLLIDCGADVNLHGKGTLLPGTLNLSYVGTSPLHRAAEKGHSTIVKLLLEHGANPNVLIEPIPFLMNLDTPIAAAARTGKLETLQTLLKGGADIDFMHPIGFSALHEAVRFSHLEAVKLLLESDADINKRGSFFGITPLYLAQDIGRRKASIANTEIQKYLAQNGGISYIHWWYYPLIMLGFGFSYY comes from the coding sequence ATGTCTAGGACATTTAATTCAGTTTGGGATATAGACTTACAGGATACACATGCCTTGAGTAATCTACATACCTTTTTATCAAATGGGGGAGATCCAAACGAGACTAGGTTCATAAATGGATATTCTCAATCTTTCATCTATAAAGCAACAAGAGAGAAAAAGATTGACGCTATTGAACTTCTGGCTAGAGCTGGTGCGGATGTTGATCTCACTGGAAAAGAACAAATGAGCTTTGGCTCCGCACTCCTAGCAGCATCAGAATTGGGATATCTGGAAATTTGTCGTCTTTTGATTGATTGTGGCGCAGATGTAAATCTTCATGGCAAAGGAACTTTACTGCCAGGCACACTGAATTTGTCGTATGTTGGTACGTCTCCTCTTCATCGTGCTGCCGAAAAAGGTCATAGTACAATTGTAAAACTGCTGCTTGAACATGGTGCTAACCCTAATGTTCTTATTGAACCTATTCCCTTTCTCATGAATTTAGATACACCTATTGCTGCCGCCGCTAGAACAGGAAAACTTGAGACTTTACAAACTTTACTTAAAGGGGGAGCAGATATTGATTTCATGCATCCTATCGGCTTTTCAGCTTTACATGAAGCCGTAAGATTTAGTCACCTGGAAGCTGTAAAGCTATTGCTCGAAAGTGACGCTGATATTAATAAAAGAGGATCTTTTTTTGGAATTACACCTTTATATTTGGCCCAAGATATTGGCAGAAGGAAGGCCAGTATTGCCAACACAGAAATTCAGAAGTATCTAGCTCAGAATGGCGGCATATCTTATATCCACTGGTGGTACTATCCATTGA